The Streptomyces kanamyceticus genome window below encodes:
- a CDS encoding LuxR C-terminal-related transcriptional regulator — protein sequence MTANTTISFTTREREVVQGLAEGRYVYEIAHLLRLKENTVKHYITVASRTLGVRGRTVVVDRAYELGLIRQPDREQGTLDLMPRHLEVLPLLAQSLTRVQIGLLTGRSKEQVTRDINGLMAELGARTRPHVVTLARMYGLPTAAHAPSAART from the coding sequence GTGACCGCCAACACCACGATCTCGTTCACCACCCGCGAGAGAGAGGTCGTCCAAGGACTCGCCGAGGGCAGGTACGTCTACGAGATCGCGCATCTCCTTCGCCTCAAGGAGAACACGGTCAAGCACTACATCACCGTCGCCTCGCGGACGCTGGGCGTGAGGGGGCGGACGGTTGTCGTCGACCGCGCCTACGAGCTGGGACTCATTCGGCAGCCTGACCGCGAGCAGGGCACGCTCGACCTGATGCCCCGGCATCTGGAGGTGCTGCCTCTGCTCGCGCAGAGCCTGACCAGGGTCCAAATCGGCCTGTTGACAGGCCGATCGAAGGAGCAGGTCACCAGGGACATCAACGGCCTGATGGCGGAATTGGGGGCTCGGACCCGGCCCCACGTGGTGACCCTAGCCCGGATGTACGGCCTGCCGACGGCGGCGCACGCCCCAAGCGCCGCCCGCACCTAG
- a CDS encoding DUF5999 family protein produces the protein MCHHMPPCPTADASDREAALLIASHPEQGWSLLCNGILLFEDTGEILPNGAIIAPHRPPADASVAA, from the coding sequence ATGTGCCATCACATGCCGCCGTGCCCGACGGCGGACGCCTCCGACCGGGAAGCCGCGCTCCTCATAGCGAGCCACCCGGAACAGGGCTGGAGCCTGCTCTGCAACGGCATCCTGCTCTTCGAGGACACCGGCGAGATCTTGCCCAACGGCGCGATCATCGCCCCCCACCGGCCCCCCGCCGACGCGAGCGTGGCCGCGTGA